One genomic window of Tachypleus tridentatus isolate NWPU-2018 chromosome 12, ASM421037v1, whole genome shotgun sequence includes the following:
- the LOC143235555 gene encoding small ribosomal subunit protein eS12-like isoform X1, which produces MSDVEIREGAVAGTMDVNTALQEVLKLALIHDGLARGLHEAAKALDKRQAHLCVLATNCDEAMYIKLVEALCAEHQINLIKVDSNKKLGEWAGLCKIDKEGKARKVVGCSCVVVKDYGKETQAHDVLNEYFKSKRG; this is translated from the exons ATGTCTGACGTCGAAAT CAGAGAAGGTGCAGTGGCTGGGACCATGGACGTTAACACAGCCCTACAAGAAGTTCTCAAGTTGGCTTTAATACATGATGGCTTGGCACGTGGCCTTCACGAAGCAGCAAAAGCTTTGGACAA GCGTCAAGCTCATCTCTGTGTTTTGGCAACAAATTGCGACGAAGCAATGTATATAAAATTAGTGGAAGCTCTTTGTGCTGAACACCAGATTAATCTTATTAAG GTGGACAGTAACAAAAAGCTTGGGGAGTGGGCTGGACTTTGTAAAATTGATAAGGAAGGCAAAGCTAGAAAGGTAGTAGGATGCAGCTGTGTTGTAGTGAAG GATTATGGTAAAGAAACGCAAGCCCATGATGTGTTGAATGAATATTTCAAGTCTAAACGAGGTTAA
- the LOC143235555 gene encoding small ribosomal subunit protein eS12-like isoform X2: MSDVEIEGAVAGTMDVNTALQEVLKLALIHDGLARGLHEAAKALDKRQAHLCVLATNCDEAMYIKLVEALCAEHQINLIKVDSNKKLGEWAGLCKIDKEGKARKVVGCSCVVVKDYGKETQAHDVLNEYFKSKRG; encoded by the exons ATGTCTGACGTCGAAAT AGAAGGTGCAGTGGCTGGGACCATGGACGTTAACACAGCCCTACAAGAAGTTCTCAAGTTGGCTTTAATACATGATGGCTTGGCACGTGGCCTTCACGAAGCAGCAAAAGCTTTGGACAA GCGTCAAGCTCATCTCTGTGTTTTGGCAACAAATTGCGACGAAGCAATGTATATAAAATTAGTGGAAGCTCTTTGTGCTGAACACCAGATTAATCTTATTAAG GTGGACAGTAACAAAAAGCTTGGGGAGTGGGCTGGACTTTGTAAAATTGATAAGGAAGGCAAAGCTAGAAAGGTAGTAGGATGCAGCTGTGTTGTAGTGAAG GATTATGGTAAAGAAACGCAAGCCCATGATGTGTTGAATGAATATTTCAAGTCTAAACGAGGTTAA